A genomic region of Leptolyngbya sp. NIES-2104 contains the following coding sequences:
- a CDS encoding bifunctional sterol desaturase/short chain dehydrogenase: MDLRFLDNQLLVQCLLGISAIVLAELIRDAYHLAGHYWQPLRKFHNLHHKAYRPDLTIANLETYQRAQLYNDVPEAMAMFSATTLMAGLTQMPGFWLGSLYSLVFLIPALARSQGLLLQTDVTHKQGDLVDLPKPWIVNRTYHWRHHFDEPNAYFCGHFTIVDKMLGTSLSLKDKTVAITGASGALGQALVAELTKQGARVVALTTRDDAQFGSKVEVLQWRIGAEEELRSRLQKVDIFILNHGVNVYGDRSPEAIQKSYEVNTFSTWKLAELFLETVTESSHKALKELWINTSEAEVNPAFSPLYELSKRTLGDLITMRRLDAPCIIRKLILGPFKSQLNPYGVMSAPGVAWAIVSLARRDFRDIIVTINPITYALFPIKEALQSLYFRMFTRSSS; this comes from the coding sequence ATGGATTTGCGATTTCTGGACAATCAGCTACTCGTTCAATGCCTCCTCGGAATCTCTGCGATCGTCTTAGCAGAACTGATACGGGACGCTTATCACCTTGCCGGACACTACTGGCAACCCTTGAGAAAATTCCATAATCTGCACCACAAAGCGTATCGCCCCGATTTGACGATCGCGAATTTAGAAACGTATCAACGAGCGCAGCTTTACAATGATGTTCCAGAAGCGATGGCGATGTTTAGTGCGACCACGCTAATGGCAGGACTCACTCAAATGCCGGGATTCTGGCTTGGATCGCTCTATTCGCTGGTGTTTCTGATTCCTGCACTGGCGCGATCGCAAGGTCTGTTACTGCAAACCGATGTCACGCACAAACAGGGTGATTTAGTCGATTTGCCCAAACCCTGGATTGTGAATCGCACTTATCACTGGCGACATCATTTCGATGAGCCGAACGCTTACTTCTGCGGTCATTTTACGATCGTCGATAAAATGCTAGGAACCAGTTTGTCGCTCAAAGATAAGACGGTGGCGATTACGGGCGCGTCGGGTGCGCTCGGTCAGGCGTTAGTGGCAGAGTTGACCAAACAAGGCGCGAGAGTGGTAGCACTAACGACCCGCGATGATGCCCAATTTGGGTCTAAGGTCGAGGTGTTACAGTGGCGAATTGGAGCCGAGGAAGAACTGCGATCGCGCCTTCAGAAAGTCGATATTTTTATCCTTAATCATGGCGTGAATGTGTACGGCGATCGTTCTCCTGAAGCCATTCAAAAATCTTATGAAGTGAATACATTTTCGACTTGGAAACTAGCGGAACTGTTCTTAGAAACGGTGACCGAATCTTCGCACAAAGCACTTAAAGAACTTTGGATTAATACCTCAGAAGCAGAAGTTAATCCTGCATTTAGTCCACTGTATGAACTTTCAAAACGGACGCTAGGCGATCTCATTACGATGCGTCGATTGGATGCGCCTTGTATTATTCGGAAGTTGATTCTGGGTCCCTTTAAGAGCCAGTTGAATCCTTACGGGGTGATGTCTGCACCGGGAGTGGCTTGGGCGATCGTATCTCTTGCAAGACGCGATTTTCGTGACATTATTGTGACGATTAATCCGATTACGTATGCCCTGTTTCCGATTAAAGAGGCGTTGCAATCCTTGTATTTTCGGATGTTTACTCGATCGAGTTCCTGA
- a CDS encoding ArsA family ATPase yields MAFILTFLGKGGTGRTTIAIAAAKKLASQGKRVLLVGQDSSPAFDLVLGTSVGVDPQEIAPNLSAAQLQTTTLLERSWDEVKKLEAQYLRTPFFKNVFGQELGIFPGLDQLLALNALREFNQSNRYDAIVYDGTGDQNTLRMIGTAEVASWYIRRFRQLFIDSDLGKTISPFIQPVAAAVFNNVNFAGDNFAQPTGQVNDLLEQGKRAVNDPKQMAAYLVTTEDESAIASAKFLWGSAQQVGLTVAGVILNRSTDAAGLDETFQPLSVSTIPTQPVNDWQPMIDALPDFDRTTEAPRPIAINVAERKVSLFLPGFDKKQVKLTQYGTEITIEAGDQRRNIDLPAALRGQPVTGAKFQDGYLIISF; encoded by the coding sequence ATGGCTTTTATATTGACGTTTCTGGGTAAAGGCGGCACTGGACGAACCACGATCGCGATCGCAGCCGCGAAAAAGTTGGCAAGCCAGGGTAAGCGGGTGTTGCTCGTTGGACAGGATTCAAGTCCAGCGTTCGATTTGGTATTAGGAACTTCGGTCGGAGTTGATCCACAAGAGATCGCGCCCAATTTAAGCGCAGCTCAGCTACAGACGACCACGCTACTAGAGCGCAGTTGGGATGAGGTGAAAAAGCTGGAGGCGCAATATCTCCGGACTCCCTTTTTCAAGAATGTGTTCGGTCAGGAATTGGGCATTTTTCCAGGATTGGATCAATTACTGGCGTTGAATGCACTGCGGGAATTCAATCAGAGTAATCGCTATGATGCGATCGTCTACGATGGAACAGGCGATCAAAACACGCTGCGAATGATCGGAACGGCTGAAGTCGCAAGCTGGTATATTCGTCGCTTCCGTCAATTGTTCATCGATTCGGATTTAGGCAAAACGATTTCGCCATTCATTCAACCTGTGGCGGCGGCAGTGTTCAACAATGTGAATTTTGCTGGAGATAACTTCGCTCAACCGACTGGACAAGTGAATGACTTGTTAGAACAAGGTAAACGAGCGGTCAACGATCCGAAACAGATGGCGGCTTATTTAGTCACCACTGAGGATGAAAGCGCGATCGCATCCGCGAAATTTCTTTGGGGCAGCGCTCAACAAGTCGGATTAACCGTAGCGGGCGTAATTTTGAATCGATCGACGGATGCGGCTGGATTAGATGAAACGTTCCAACCGTTAAGCGTTTCTACGATTCCGACTCAGCCTGTGAACGATTGGCAACCGATGATCGATGCCCTGCCAGACTTCGATCGAACCACTGAAGCGCCTCGCCCGATCGCGATCAACGTAGCTGAAAGAAAAGTCAGCTTGTTCTTGCCAGGATTTGATAAAAAGCAAGTCAAGCTCACCCAATACGGAACTGAAATCACGATCGAAGCGGGCGATCAGCGACGAAACATCGACTTACCTGCGGCACTGCGGGGACAACCTGTGACCGGCGCAAAATTCCAAGACGGCTATCTCATTATTTCTTTTTAA
- a CDS encoding cytochrome b6f subunit family protein gives MLNTLQHSGTLQDGQVAEMVMEIGQKVRVRRLRDRVSQEVIKKLGAVGVVRQFKVVDGKGIGMLVQFDDKYSTWFFEDELEQYD, from the coding sequence GTGCTTAATACGCTGCAACATTCTGGTACACTTCAGGATGGTCAAGTAGCAGAAATGGTAATGGAAATCGGTCAAAAAGTTCGCGTTCGTCGGTTGCGCGATCGTGTGTCTCAAGAAGTGATTAAAAAGCTCGGTGCGGTCGGCGTGGTGCGTCAATTCAAAGTGGTTGACGGTAAGGGGATCGGAATGCTCGTTCAGTTTGATGACAAGTATTCAACTTGGTTTTTTGAAGACGAACTCGAACAGTACGACTAA
- the chlG gene encoding chlorophyll synthase ChlG: MTDSPDLTTNSEAENRSAKTRQLLGMKGADVKESSIWKIRLQLMKPITWIPLMWGILCGAASSGNYHWALEDVLKSAACMLLAGPLLTGYTQILNDYYDREIDAINEPYRPIPSGAISLPQVVVQIWLLLLSGIGLAYVLDRWAGHEFPTITVLAIVGSFLSYIYSAPPLKLKQNGWLGCYALGASYIAIPWWTGHALFGELTPTIILLTLFYSFSGLGIAIVNDFKSVEGDRALGLKSLPVIFGVSTAAWICVAMIDVFQGGVAAYLMSIGQNLYATLLILLIIPQITFQDMYFLRNPIQNDVKYQASAQPFLVFGMLVTALALGHAGV; the protein is encoded by the coding sequence ATGACAGATTCTCCTGACCTCACAACGAACTCCGAAGCAGAAAACCGTTCTGCCAAAACTCGTCAGCTTCTCGGTATGAAAGGGGCTGACGTGAAGGAATCCTCGATTTGGAAGATTCGCCTACAACTGATGAAGCCGATTACCTGGATTCCGCTGATGTGGGGAATTTTATGCGGTGCGGCTTCATCGGGTAACTATCACTGGGCTTTAGAGGATGTGCTAAAATCGGCAGCCTGTATGCTGTTGGCGGGTCCCTTGCTGACGGGTTATACGCAGATTCTGAACGATTACTACGATCGAGAAATCGACGCAATCAATGAACCTTATCGCCCGATTCCTTCTGGTGCAATTTCCTTACCGCAAGTAGTGGTACAGATTTGGCTGCTGCTCCTGAGTGGAATTGGATTAGCGTATGTGCTCGATCGCTGGGCGGGTCATGAGTTTCCGACGATTACCGTGTTAGCGATCGTCGGTTCATTCCTGTCTTACATCTACTCTGCGCCGCCTCTGAAGCTGAAACAGAACGGTTGGCTGGGCTGTTATGCGCTCGGTGCAAGCTATATCGCGATTCCTTGGTGGACGGGTCATGCGCTGTTTGGGGAATTGACCCCAACGATTATTTTATTGACGCTGTTCTATAGTTTCTCCGGATTGGGAATTGCGATCGTCAATGACTTTAAGAGCGTGGAAGGCGATCGAGCATTGGGCTTGAAATCTTTGCCTGTCATCTTTGGAGTTTCCACAGCGGCTTGGATTTGTGTTGCGATGATTGATGTCTTTCAGGGGGGCGTTGCGGCTTATTTGATGTCGATCGGACAAAATCTCTATGCAACGTTGCTGATTTTGTTGATTATTCCGCAGATTACATTTCAGGATATGTATTTTCTGCGTAACCCCATTCAAAACGATGTTAAGTATCAAGCGAGTGCCCAACCGTTCTTGGTATTTGGAATGCTCGTAACTGCTCTGGCACTCGGACATGCAGGTGTGTAG